Below is a window of Clostridiales bacterium DNA.
AGAAGAAACCGTATGCATTATTGAGTCCGCCTACCCGAAAGCGTTTTCTCCGGAGGTGACCTACCAGGTTGCCGTATATAAAGCGGATGTCACCGGATCCGATGAGCCGGAAAAACTGATGACCGAACTGGAGGGACTGAGCAAATCTAAAGCAGCTGCCCGGGATGAGATGTCCCTTCTGTTCAGGGAAGAAATCATCCTTTCAGATGAATTTGCAAAAGAACCGGAGAAGGGTGCTGTAAATCATGAACCGTGAACAGAAATTGAAAATCCTGGAAAAACTGGAACAGATGTACCCGGAAGCAAAGGCGGAGCTTGTTTTTTCCAATCCATATGAAATGCTGGTCGCAACAATCCTCTCTGCCCAATGTACCGACCGGCAGGTCAACAAAGTGACCCCGGCTGTTTTCAGCAGGTATCCTGATCCGGTTTCCATGGCTTCTGCTGATGTAAGTGACCTTTATCCGATGGTCAAAAGCTGCGGTTTCAGCACCAAAGCATCCAATATCATCAGTGCCTGCCGGATCATCCGCGACATATACGGCGGAGAAGTCCCGCATACCATGGAAGAGCTGACAAAGCTTCCGGGTGTGGGGCGAAAAACCGCAAATGTCGTTTTGAGCAATGCATTCGGAATCCCTGCATTTGCCGTGGATACCCACGTTTTCCGGGTTTGCAACCGGCTGGGGCTCTGCAAAGCCGACAATGTGGCCGAAACCGAAAAACAGATGACCCGGATCATCCCGAAGGAAAAATGGGGACAGGCCCATCACTGGCTGATCTGGCATGGCCGCCGCCTGTGTAAAGCCCGGAATCCCCTTTGCCGGGATTGTGAACTGAAGGACCTTTGCCCATACAGAAAGACCGCGGAGTAAATCCGCGGCCTCTTCTTTTCCGGTTTACAGGTAAATCTTCCTGCCTCTTTCATCATCAATACCGGACAGACGGTGGAAAAACGTGTTGATGATATCACACCATTCCCGTGCATTCCGAAGCTGCATATCCATTCGTTGACTGATCACTGTACGGTCCGGTTCCGGAAATGGAATCGAACCGATAGACGCAGCCATTTCCTCCGTTTCCTTCAGCCCCTCAAAATGATCATCATAAATCCGCTGAATCAATGTCCGACCGTCCTTCATCCGGAATGTATAGGGAAGCCGGTGATAGAACAGCAGCATCAGATCCGGGCAGGTTTCCGGAGTTTCATATTTTTTCCGGATTTCTTCGGGATACTGAAGCAGGTATCCGGTACCGTGTTCTGTGCGGTCAATTCCGACCGCATTCCGGTCCGCTTTATGATAGGTACCCCACAGATCATACTCATAGCCCGAGGGATTCGGTCCGTAATGATCATGCGGAGTAACCATCCAGCCAATACCGAGCGGGGCTGTATATTTCTCATAGGTCCTGCGGCTGGAAAGCAGAATGTTCCGCAGGCGCTCCGTATCCGCTTCCGAAAGGCTGTATGACAGCCGGATCCATTCAGTCACGGAGGATTCCATATCCACTTCCGTATTCCAGGCAAGAAGCCCGTACGTATACAGATTGACCGCCGCCAGCGGATGACCTGTATAATTCTCATCCCGGCCCAGATTGGAAACGGCTGCAATGGACATGATATTCCCGGCCGGCATCTCTGCGAACAGTTCCTTCCACATCGGAATCATGGTGTACAGGTCAATCTGATGACCGGTATACTCCTGGGCCAGCTGAAGCTCCATCGCAAGTTTTGTCTTTTTCATTGCAAGGAGGAGCGGGGATAACGGTTCCCGTACCTGGAAGTCAAACGGACCGTGCTTGACCTGGAGGATCACATTGTCACCGAACTGGCCGTCCAGATAAGCATAGTGCTCATATGCGGCTTTGGGCCGGTCTGTCTCCAGATCCCGCCAGTCCTGCCGGCAGTTATATACAAAGCAGCGCCACACAATCACTCCGCCATAGGGTTTCACTGCTTCCGCGAGCATATTGGCCCCTTCCGCATGATTGCGCCCATATGTAAACGGCCCCGGACGGCCTTCACTGTCCGCTTTTACCAGAAAACCAGCCAGGTCCGGAATTGCTTTCCACACCCTTGCGGCGGTATCCTTCCACCACTTCCGCACAGCGGGATCCAGCGGATCTGCAGTCGGAATTCCATGAAGCATCGGCTGGGAATAATCCACGGAGAACATCAGGCGTACCCCAAACGGCCGAAAAATCGCAGCCAGTGCCGCCGCTTCCGGAAGATAATCTTCCAGAAGCTGCTGGGCAGGATCATGAACATTGACATTATTGATGCACAGGACATTCAGGCCGACTGAAGCCAGCAGCCTTCCAAGTTCCCGCATCCTGTCCGGATCGTATGCAAACTGTCCGTTTTCAAAGAACAGACTGCGCCCGGAATACCCGCGTTCCACCGTTCCGTCTGCATTATCCCAGCAGTTGATCATCCGAAGTTCGTATCGGGGCGACGATTCCGTCTCAACCGGAACCTGCTGACCGGAATAAAGCTTCCGGATCATCGCATAAGCGCCGTACAGTACACCGGTTTCCCCTCCGGAAAGCACCCAGCTGCCGTCTTCCTGGTCAATCCGATATCCGTCTTTCATTTCCGGTACGACACGGATCTTCCATGCAGTTTCCGGAAACGTATTATCCAGTTCAAATTTAGCCATTTCACAGGGAGATACCATTCCCTTCGGAATCTCACCGGGGCACTGATGAAGCCATGCTTTCATTTTCATATACCTCATTTTCCATGATTGACTGAATCCAGATTGATATTTTATCATACAGGTATCTGAAAAACAATCAAGACATAGGGGGAGCACCATGAATCCGTCTGATTATCCGGAAAACCGCCTGAATATCATGATTGACGAAAACGGAAATGTTTCTTACCGGCAGGATCCCGCATTTCTCAAGTACTATGTACCCACTGCTGAGGAACTGGAAGAGGAACTGCAGGATCTGGAATATGAGCTGGATATGAAGCTGCTGGATGAACCGGTTGGTCCGTTTGATATGTTTGACACGGAATATGATGACTGGAAGGATGAAGTGTCTGATATCCGGGAAAGGATCCGCGAATTACGGGAATCCATTGAAGAAATCCGCAGGCAGAAATAACCTTTTCAAAAATATATATTTTATCTTGTAATATACCTTGACAGGTGAGGTATATTATGTTATAAATATGCCTGGAGGTGATCCTGACATGATCTCATCGGATCTGCTGAGAGGATATACCGATGCCATCATTCTGAAACGGCTTTCCCGAAATGATGGATACGGCTACCAGATCAGCAAGGAAGTCGCTGCACTCAGCAACGAAAAACTGGAACTGAAGGAAGCGACACTTTACACCGCATTCCGCAGGCTGGAGGCTGCCGGATGTATCCGCTCTTACTGGGGCGATGAAAACATCGGCGCACGGAGACGGTATTACAGCCTGACGGAAAGCGGACGGAAAAAGCTCAGCGAAGACATTGAATTCTGGATTGAAACCAGGGAAGTCCTCAACCGGCTTCTGGAAGGAGATTGATTGTATGAATGCAAGTATTTCAGGGATAATTGACCTTTTGTTCAAGGATACAGCGATGAATAACGAAACCCGTGCGCTGTATGAAGAACTGCTGAACAACTGCCAGGAACACTATGATGACCTGATCGGCCGCGGACTGAGTGAAACAGAAGCACTGGACGCTGTTGTGGAAAGCCTGCAGGGAATGAAGGAAGTCATTGATGAATATCCCAAAAAAGCTTCTCCGGCTCCTTCCGGCATTCCGGAAGCGGATCCCAAGAAGCCGGCTGAGCTTGAATCCCGGCAGCCGGATCCCGTTCCAGGCGACCAGGTTTTCCCTGCAGAAAACCTGCGCAGCATCGTCACAGAACTGAGAAACTGCGATGTGACGCTGAATCGCTCCAGAGACGGACTCATCCATGTCCGTTCCGAAAACCCGGATCTTTATCACTGCGAATTCAACGGAACATGCCTCCATGTGATCCAGAACAATCACAAAATGAATGAAGAATTCAACATGCAGCCTGAGGATATGTCCATCAAGGGTATTCTCAGTTTCGTAGGAAAAGTGATCAGCAAAACCGCCGGCAGCATTACAGAGCAGACCGGAATCTATATCGATATTCCGGAGACTTCACTGGATGAAATCCGTTCAAGCTCTCTGAGCGGCGATATTGACGGATGCCATCTTTCGGCCGAGAAAGTCCTGCTGAGTACGACAAGCGGTGATATTTCCTTCAGTTTTTCCGATACCATGAAAGCCGGCCGTTTTGTTGCCAAATCCACCAGCGGCGATATTTCCCTGCACGGAAATGCGGATGAAACCGAAATCAACAGTATCAGCGGTGACGTGAACCTGTTCGGCAACAGCCAGACCGCCGTTCTGAAAAGCACAAGCGGCGATGTGAGAATGGAAGGCTGCACCAGCCGGCTGAGCGCCCATACTATCAGCGGAGACCAGTACCTGTCTGTCCGGAATACGGATATCCGGAATATTGAAGCCGCCTCAACCAGCGGAGAAGTTGAAATCCATCTTCCGGACGGGATTCCGGGAATCCATCCCGCAATGCGTTCCGTTTCCGGAAGCCTCCGGTGCCGTTATCCTGATTCCGGGAGCGGCGCAAGCCTTCAGATCCGTACTTCCACTGTCAGCGGAAATATCGAAATCTGCTGAAATCTCCCATTCACGGCCATCCGCCGTTCAGGCGGATGGCTTTTTCATATGCTTGATCCCCGGACTGATTTCCGATATAATAAAGAAAAACCTGACAACTGCATAGAAGGAGCTTCGAAATGTTGAAAGATATTGAGAAATCCAAACCGGAAAACAAAGATCAACTGAACGGAGAAATCAGGGAATACCGAAGCCGGCTCTTTGGTATGCTGCAGAACATGCGTGAAAAAAAGATTCCTGTCCTTGTTCTGCTGGAAGGATGGTCTGCCGCCGGAAAGGGAAGCCTGATCAAGGAACTGATCAGCGAAATCGATCCACGCTTCTATAACGTTGTTTCTCCTGCGGTCACAGCTGAAAGTGAAAGCCGTTATCCCTTTCTGTATCCATATGCCTGCGCAATTCCGGAAAACGGAAAAATCATGTTCCTGGATTCCGGCTGGATGGAAAACCTGGTCCGGAAATATATCCGCCGGGAAATAACCGATAACGAATACAAAAACAGAGTCCGCTCCATCAACGAATTTGAACGTCAGCTTCGGGACGGCGGTTATGTCATTCTGAAGCTTTTCCTTCACATTGACCGTGAAGAACAGCTGAAACGGCTTGAATCCCTTTACAGCGCCCCGGAAACAAGATGGCGTGTCACGGATGATGATCTGTGGCAGAACCGGGAATACAGCCGTTTTTTCAAGGCCTACGATGAAGTAATGGAAAAGACTGACAAATCTGTCAAATGGCATATCCTGGACGCAAGGAAACGGAAAACCGCTGTCCGGGATGCCCTGGAACTGCTGACCTCGCGGATTGATTCTGCCATCCGGAAAGGCAGATATACCGGAGATGTTTACGACGCAGATTTTCCGGTTATCAAGATGCCGCTGCTAAAGGATGTGGATCTTTCTCCATCCATCAGTGAAGAAGATTACAAGCATGAACTGAAACGATACCAGGCCCGGCTCAGTGAACTTCATAACAAGATTTATGAGAAAAAAATCCCGGTGATCCTGTGCTATGAAGGATGGGATGCCGCCGGAAAAGGAGGCAACATCCGCCGGGTTGCCTATCCGCTGGATCCGCGGGGATTTGACGTACATCCGATCGCATCCCCGCTTCCGCATGAGCTGAACCGCCATTACCTGTGGCGTTTCTGGACACGGCTTCCCCGTACCGGTCACATCTGTATATTTGACCGAACCTGGTATGGACGGGTGATGGTGGAGCGGCTTGAAGGTTTCTGTACCGAAAAAGACTGGCAGCGGGCTTATCACGAAATCAATGAATTTGAGCGGCAGCTGACTGAATGGGGCGCTGTTGTCCTGAAATTCTGGATCCATATCGACCAGGAAACCCAGCTGGCCCGATTTGCAGAACGGCAGAACACCCCGGAAAAGCAATGGAAAATCACGGAAGAAGACTGGCGGAACCGCGAAAAATGGCCGCAGTATGAAACCGCAGTCAATGAAATGCTGCAGAAAACCAGTACCCAAAACGCCCCGTGGTATATTATTGAATCAAATGATAAAAAATATGCCCGGATCCGTACGCTGAAAATCATTACAGACGCTCTTGAAAAGGCCTGCCGGGAACGGTTCAGGGATACGATGGAATAACCATGGCGCTTGTCACAGGCCTTCCTCAGGGTTATAATCAATATGTTCACCTTTTAAATTCTGTTGACGGAGGACGATTCGAATGGAATGGAAAAACCTTGATCAGCTGTCTTCTTTCCGTACCCTGCAGTCCGATCCGCACCGCGTGGATCTTGTCCAGGCGATGAGCGGCGAAAACGGTGTTGACCGTGTCACACGCTACCGGGTTCCGATGGGAGGCGGCCTGACATATTATTATGCAGCCAAACAGGTGGATGATCAGATCCTTACCCATTTGTGCTCTCTGGCGCAGGAAGCCGGTCTTGCCGAAAAGTTTGCCGAACTGTATAACGGAGCGGTAATCAACACCGGTGAAAAGCGCAAAGTACTTCATCAGCTGACACGCGGACAGCTTGGAAACGACGTAATCGACGGAACCGAAAACAAGCGTGAGTTTTACCTGGAGCAGCAGCGCCGGATTGCCGAATTTGCCGGAAAAGTCCATGCGGGAGACATCTGCAATGAAGCAGGGGAGAAGTTTACCACCGTTGTCCAGATCGGGATCGGCGGGAGCGACCTCGGACCGAGAGCCATGTATCTGGCAATGGAAAACCATGCCCGCAGAACCGGTCATTTCCGCATGAAGGCTGCATTTATCAGCAATGTGGATCCCGATGATGCTGTTTCCGTACTTGAATCCACAGACCTGTCCCGGTCCATCTTCATCCTTGTTTCCAAGTCCGGAACCACACTGGAAACGCTGACCAATGAAACGTTTGTGAAAAACTTCCTGAAGGACAGGGGACTCAATCCCGCAAAGCATATGATCGCTGTCACCAGCAAATCCTCACCGCTGGCCAGCAGCAGTGACTACCTTGCCGCGTTCTTTATGGACGATTATATCGGCGGACGGTATTCCTCCACATCTGCCGTCGGCGGAGCTGTACTTTCGCTCGCCTTTGGCCCTGATTACTTTAACCGTTTCCTGAACGGCGCTGCTGAAGCCGACCGTCTGGATACGTGTCCCAATCCCATGGAAAATCCCGCCATGCTGGACGCACTGATTGGCGTCTATGAGCGGAATGTCCTTGGATACCCTTCCACGGCTGTTCTTCCTTATTCCCAGGCGCTGAGCCGTTTCCCGGCCCATCTCCAGCAGCTGGATATGGAATCCAACGGGAAATCTGTCAACCGCTTCGGCGAGCCGGTGGAATACCCGACCGGGCCTGTGATTTTCGGCGAACCCGGAACGAACGGGCAGCATTCGTTCTATCAGCTTCTTCATCAGGGAACCGATATCATTCCGCTTCAGTTTATCGGATTCCGGAAAAACCAGACAGAGCAGGATATTGTTATCCAGGATTCAACCAGCCAGCAAAAGCTCTGTGCAAATGTTGCGGCACAAATCATGGCTTTTGCCTGCGGAAAGCCGGATGATAACCGGAACAAATACTTTGCCGGGAACCGTCCTTCTTCCATTATTATCGGTGATCAGCTGACCCCGGAAGCGCTCGGCGCACTGCTGGCCCATTTTGAAAACAAGGTCATGTTCCAGGGATTCCTGTGGAACCTGAACAGTTTTGACCAGGAAGGCGTACAGCTTGGAAAAATCCTTGCGAAGCGTGTCCTTGCACATGACTGTGACGGTGCATTGAAAGCATTCAGCGATCTGCTCGGCATCTGATCCCCCAAAACAAAAGACCCGGCTGTTCAGCACAGAACTGCCGGGTCTTCCTTATACATCAATTGCCCTGAAAGCCGCCGCGCGCCCAAGCCGGTTCATAACTGCCAGCCCGACTCCTTCCGGCGGAATCACTTCACTGTAGATTGTCTCCATTCCTTCCTGATCCAGCTGCCGGAGGATGTCAAACAATCGATGGGCGATTTCCGCATGGTTTGCAATGGAACCCATATCGTGCGGACAACAGCTTTCCAGCATGGGAACATGTTCCGTAAAGCACAGGACACAGGATTTCCTGCCTGCTTCAAGATCCTGCCTGCATAAGAGCCTCAGTGTGGATACTACCGCCGTTTCGCTTCCCCTGATGAGTGTCACGTTTCCGGCCGGGGCGTAATGCTTATATCGCATCCCGGGAGACAAAGCCTTCTCATCCGGCTGAAGGGGACGAAGAATGCTTCCAGCCAGCAGAACTTCCTCATGAAGGACTTCCTCCAGCATCGATTTCGTGATTCCACCCGGCCGAAGAATCACCGGCTTCTCATTGGACAAATCCAGCACTGTGGACTCCAGTCCAATTTCACATGCACCTCCATCCAGGATCATCGGAATGATTCCTTTCATATCTTCCATCACATGCATCGCTGTCGTCGGACTCGGCCGGCCGGATCGGTTTGCCGACGGCGCCGCAACCGGCAGCCCGCTTGTTTTGAGAAGGGAAAGTGCAACCGGGTGAGACGGCATCCGGACCGCAACCGTGGATAAACCGGCAGTCACTACATCCGGAATGACCGGCTTCCGCGGAAAAAGAATCGTCAGCGGGCCCGGCCAGAAAGCATCCATCAGAGCCGGTGCCCGGGGTGGAATATCACAAATTTCATCCAGCTGGCTTCGCTCATAAATATGCACAATCAGCGGATTGTCCGCCGGGCGTCCCTTCGCGGTAAATACCGAAAGCACAGCTTCGGCGTTAAACGCGTTCGCGCCCAGACCGTATACGGTCTCTGTGGGAAAAGCCACAAGGCCCCCGGATTTCAGGATTTCCGCAGCTTCCCGAACCGATGCTTCATCTGCATTCCGCAGTTTCGTTAACATTCCAAGTCACTTCCCTGAAGACAAGCCGGAAAGCCTGTCCGTTTTTTCTGCCAGCTGGAGCGCTTCAATAAACGGAGAAAGCTCTCCGTTCAGCACTTCAGCGGTCCTGTTTATTGTCATCCCGATCCGGTGGTCAACCACATAATCATGGTTGAAATAATAAGTGCGGATCCTGTCACTCCGGTCTCCATTTTTGATCTGCTGGCTTCGTTCCGCAGCCACCGCTGCCTCCTGGCGGATCCGTTCTTTTTCCGCCAGCCGGGAACGGAGTACCTTCATGGCTTTATTCTTGTTTTCCAGCTGGCTTCGTTCATCCTGGCATACAACAACCAGTCCTGTGGGGATGTGCGTCAGCCGGACTGCGCTGTCGGTTGTATTGACGCCCTGGCCTCCATGCCCAGAAGCATGGAATACATCCACCCGTATATCAGAAGGATTGATTTCCACTTCAACATCTTTTGCTTCCGGAAGTACTGCAACCGTAGCGGTTGATGTGTGAATCCGTCCGCCGCTTTCCGTAACCGGGACCCGTTTTACACAATGAGTTCCGCTTTCGAATTTCATTTTGGCAAACGGTTCGGATCCGGTTACCATCATCAGCGCCTCGCTGATCCCGCCCAGATCCGTAGGGCTCACCGAAAGCAGCTCGATGGACAGACCGTTTTTATCCGCATATTTCGAATACATCCGCATGAGATCCGCCGCAAACAGGGCAGCCTCTTCTCCGCCCACTCCTGCACGGATTTCCAGAATGACATTCCGGCTGTTCAACGGATCCGGAGGCACCAGCAGCAGACGCAGCTGATCGATTTTCCTGTTTTTTGCTTCTTCCAGTGCGGCAATTTCGGCCTCGGCTTCCGATGAATAATCCGGATCGCTGAGCAAGCCCTTTGCATCCTGTATCTGTCGGATGATTCCGATATATGCTTCATATTCTTCCGCAACCGGCCTGATTGCGGATATTTCCTTCATGCAGGACTGATATCTGCTGAAATCACAGGCAGTATCCGGCTGCAGAATTGCCTCCTGCAGTTCATGATACCGGTCCCGTATTTCCTCCAGTTTCTCAAACATAAGTCCTCCGTCAGCATTTTAAACCGGAAATCATCCGGCTGATCTGCCGGAAATCCTTCCTGATCTCCACAGACTGGAATCCGGATTCTTCCATCATTTTCCCGACAGCACTGTGCTGCCCGTCGCCCAGCTCAAACATCAGTATTCCGCCCCGGCGCAAGTAATCCGGTGCTTCCCGGCATATCCTGCGGTAAAAATCCAGTCCGTCATTTCCTCCATCCAGTGCAGTAAGCGGCTCTTTTTTTACTTCTTCCTGAAGAAGGCTGCATTCATTTTCTGGTATGTAGGGCGGATTGGATATAATCAGGTCGAAATTCCGATCCCGTATATTTTCAAACAGATCACCTGTTCCAACCGAAACATCTGCGGAAAGGCGTTCCGCATTCCTCCGGGCAACGTCTGCAGCTGCTGAAGATAAATCGGACATGTACACAGCAGAAGAGGGAATCCGCAGCTTCAATGTAATTCCAATACATCCGCTGCCGCAGCACAGATCCAGTATCCTCGGGGAAGCATCCACGGGTATTTTCTCCACCGCCCATTCACACAGGAGCTCCGTTTCCGGCCGTGGAATCAGAACAGACGGCGTTACAGCAAAACTGTATCCGCAGAACCTGCTTTCGCCTGTAATGTACTGAAGCGGTTCACGGCGGATTCTTCTTGCGCAAAGCGAACGATACCGGTCTTCCGTTTCCTGATCAATCTCCGTTTCCATATCCAGCCGGAGTGAAAGGGGATTCCTTCCGCACAAGGAAGCCAGCAGTGCAGCGCTGTCAAATTCCGGATCCGGAATGCCTGCAGCACGGAACCGGCGCGTCATCTCCAGGATCAGGCTGCGTGGATTCATATCAGGTTTCCCCTTCGTCCATACCCGGTTCGGAAGCTGCCAGTGCTTTATATCCGGGCTCCGATTCACGGTAATCGCGGAAAACTGCCCAGCCTTCCGGTGTCTTTTCGCATCCTTCCGGGAACCCGTTCAGAACTACATTGACAGAAACAATTGCGCATTCCAGCATGGAACTGTCCGGTTCCCGGGTGGTCAGACGCTGCATCTGCATCCCGGGCCAGCGGAGAATGGATGCCGCTTTTCCGGACGAATGCGCCAGCTTCATCAGTATTTCGTAACTGCAGCCTGCCACAATCGGCAGCATTGCCAGATGGAAAAGGAACCGAAGGATATACACCTTGATCGGGAAAACGATATTCAGAACGAGGAAAAGCAGTATACTGATCATAAATACAATCAGCAGGAATGCCGTTCCGCAGCGGGGATGAAGGCGTGAGAACTCCTGCGCATTTTCCGGAGTCAACGGTTTTCCGGATTCATGGCAGTGAACCGATTTGTGTTCAGCACCATGATACTGGAATGTCCGCCGTACATCCGGAACAAAACCGCACAGAATCATATATCCGACAAGGAGCAGTATCTTGAGAAGCCCCCCCACCAGCGTATAAGCCACCGGACTTGCTCCCGCATTGATCATGAGAGATTCAACACCGGCCGGCAAAGCCATGAACAGCCCCAGCGCCAGAACCACCGCCAGAATGATGGCAAAACCCATCACAACTTTATCCACGCCTTTCCCAAGCTTTGCCGCAAGCCATTTTTCGAACCGTGTGGGTTCTTCATCAAGAAGGCCCAGCATTTTCGTGGAATCTTCGAGCGTATTCATGCCGTAGTAGAGCATGGTTGCCATATTGACCGCTCCGCGGATGAAAGGTATGCCGGTCCAGGGATGCTTCTCCTTCAGCGGAACAAAAGGTGTCCGCTTTGTAACCATGGTACCGTCCTGGCGGCGTACCGTAACCGCTGTAGCGTTCGGTGACCGCATCATGACTCCCTCAAGAACTGCCTGGCCGCCAACATCAAACTTCGCAACTGTCTTTTTATCCATTCATGGAACTCCTTCCGGGATTTCTTCATAATCTTATTATTTTTCGACATTGAAAAAGGGAATCCCTTTGATTCACATAATTTTCACAATAACGGGATACTTCCGGCAAATTCGGATGAAAAAAATGGTTGCAAACGATTCGTATTTATGTTAATATGTGTCTTGCGGTTTACCGCCATTGCATACGCGAAAGAGGTGAAACAGCAATGAAGGAAAACATCCATCCCCAGTACGGCAAGTGTGTGGTTCGCTGCGTATGCGGTGAAACTTTTGAGACGGGTTCCACAAAGAAAGAGATGAAAGTGGATATCTGCTCCAAGTGCCATCCTTTCTATACCGGCAAGCAGAAGCTGGTAGATACTGGCGGTCGTGTTGATCGTTTCAAGAAACGTTTCAATATCGAGTGATATGCAGAGCGCACAGCGATGTGCGCTCTCTTTCATTATTCCGGTATTGAAAAATAATCCAAATGAAGTAAAATAATGAAAGAATGATCTTTGAACAGGGGGACGGATAAATGAGGCGGATGATACTGGTTTTACTGATCTTTGTACTTGCTTCTTCACCGTTCCTTTGCGCTTTCGCCGACCGGATTCCGGAAGAAAAAGGTCCGCGCTATATCGGCGCCATGCAGGTGATCCGCTGCAAAGAATATGTTACGCTTCGCGCAGAACCGTACAAAAAGGCCCGGGCGCTTGCGAAAGTCCCGCTTGGCGCTGTCGTTTACAACTGCAGCACCATCCGCGAGAAAAAAAGCTTTCTCTACGCTGAATATGAAGGCGTTTCCGGATACATCCTTGCTGAATACCTGGAAAAGGCTCCCCAGTATGAACCTGCTGTTACATCCGCCGTTTCCGGGAAGCTGACTGAGGCAGAAATCCGGAGCGGGGGAGAAATAGTCCTGGACTGGCAGGACTACAACATTTCCGTACTGGCTTCCCACGAATTCCGGACAGAAGAGAAAAAGACAACAGAAATCCTTCGCATCGGCTGCTTTATTGACGGAGAGCCCCTCTGGGGACATACCGAAACCCTTGAAGTTTTCAGCAGCCATACCATGCTCCGGGTCTTTATCGGCGGAACTGAGGATGACCCGATGGTTATGCTGTATGACGGCGGCTACGGTCTTTCCCTGCTCGATCTCCTGAGCGGCAGGGAAAGATGGCTGCTCACAACCGCCAACTGCAATCTGGGAGACGGAGCTGTTACTGCTGTCGGGGAAAGCGGGAACATCTTTGTGTCCGGTACGGACGGCCCTGACCTTACCGCTGTTTCCCCGGACGGCCGTCTCCTGTGGACGGTTGCCGAAGATTATCCCGGGTTTTATGATCCGGTTGAGATCATCCTGAA
It encodes the following:
- a CDS encoding threonylcarbamoyl-AMP synthase, which codes for MLTKLRNADEASVREAAEILKSGGLVAFPTETVYGLGANAFNAEAVLSVFTAKGRPADNPLIVHIYERSQLDEICDIPPRAPALMDAFWPGPLTILFPRKPVIPDVVTAGLSTVAVRMPSHPVALSLLKTSGLPVAAPSANRSGRPSPTTAMHVMEDMKGIIPMILDGGACEIGLESTVLDLSNEKPVILRPGGITKSMLEEVLHEEVLLAGSILRPLQPDEKALSPGMRYKHYAPAGNVTLIRGSETAVVSTLRLLCRQDLEAGRKSCVLCFTEHVPMLESCCPHDMGSIANHAEIAHRLFDILRQLDQEGMETIYSEVIPPEGVGLAVMNRLGRAAAFRAIDV
- the prfA gene encoding peptide chain release factor 1, translated to MFEKLEEIRDRYHELQEAILQPDTACDFSRYQSCMKEISAIRPVAEEYEAYIGIIRQIQDAKGLLSDPDYSSEAEAEIAALEEAKNRKIDQLRLLLVPPDPLNSRNVILEIRAGVGGEEAALFAADLMRMYSKYADKNGLSIELLSVSPTDLGGISEALMMVTGSEPFAKMKFESGTHCVKRVPVTESGGRIHTSTATVAVLPEAKDVEVEINPSDIRVDVFHASGHGGQGVNTTDSAVRLTHIPTGLVVVCQDERSQLENKNKAMKVLRSRLAEKERIRQEAAVAAERSQQIKNGDRSDRIRTYYFNHDYVVDHRIGMTINRTAEVLNGELSPFIEALQLAEKTDRLSGLSSGK
- the prmC gene encoding peptide chain release factor N(5)-glutamine methyltransferase — translated: MNPRSLILEMTRRFRAAGIPDPEFDSAALLASLCGRNPLSLRLDMETEIDQETEDRYRSLCARRIRREPLQYITGESRFCGYSFAVTPSVLIPRPETELLCEWAVEKIPVDASPRILDLCCGSGCIGITLKLRIPSSAVYMSDLSSAAADVARRNAERLSADVSVGTGDLFENIRDRNFDLIISNPPYIPENECSLLQEEVKKEPLTALDGGNDGLDFYRRICREAPDYLRRGGILMFELGDGQHSAVGKMMEESGFQSVEIRKDFRQISRMISGLKC
- a CDS encoding DUF1385 domain-containing protein encodes the protein MDKKTVAKFDVGGQAVLEGVMMRSPNATAVTVRRQDGTMVTKRTPFVPLKEKHPWTGIPFIRGAVNMATMLYYGMNTLEDSTKMLGLLDEEPTRFEKWLAAKLGKGVDKVVMGFAIILAVVLALGLFMALPAGVESLMINAGASPVAYTLVGGLLKILLLVGYMILCGFVPDVRRTFQYHGAEHKSVHCHESGKPLTPENAQEFSRLHPRCGTAFLLIVFMISILLFLVLNIVFPIKVYILRFLFHLAMLPIVAGCSYEILMKLAHSSGKAASILRWPGMQMQRLTTREPDSSMLECAIVSVNVVLNGFPEGCEKTPEGWAVFRDYRESEPGYKALAASEPGMDEGET
- the rpmE gene encoding 50S ribosomal protein L31, whose amino-acid sequence is MKENIHPQYGKCVVRCVCGETFETGSTKKEMKVDICSKCHPFYTGKQKLVDTGGRVDRFKKRFNIE